A single region of the Ornithorhynchus anatinus isolate Pmale09 chromosome 13, mOrnAna1.pri.v4, whole genome shotgun sequence genome encodes:
- the RPAP1 gene encoding RNA polymerase II-associated protein 1 codes for MLSRPKPGESEGDLLRFQSQFLAAGAASAVRVVKAAGGGDPAEERPRAQRDVVTLDALPDLPPALTPAPPKRPRPGPGCPPPEEQDAEERVDRHDRHVTAVLSKIIERDTSTMAVTLPLPTGTAFPQVFHRSQWANQGKLTTTGKRSIFAQEIAARRAEEAGDPSRDGAVPDQGSQEGGPPGIPGETGTQQDALIATGEGLAVPESRREAQTIGAENEARLEAMDPEEILREQQQLLSQLDPSLVAFLRSRGGSASQTEPRSGGEPRSEASFPPAPRPGPGREPTEPEPAGTEESLEPEPKPAPALPVTPRREWLHMDTVELDKLQWTQDLPRLRQQRTREGLQARFSLQGELLAPDADLPTHLGLHHHGEEAERAGYSLQELFHLSRSQASQQRALALQVLARVVHKAQAGEFSGRLSGSVLRLLLDAGFLFLLRFSLDDGVDGVIAAAVHALRALLVVPGDEELLDTTFSWYQGAAAFSLIPSQEEEDDEDDEEEGGIPAEAAGRQQPREQNRPPADVARRDVIKGLLTTRLLPRLRYVLEVTCPAPCVVLDILAVLTRLARHSLESATKILECPRLMETLVRDFLPSSWAPVGPGPGPVRLHGLPCAAAMKLLRVMASAGRNLAARLLGGFDLRSRLSRFVAEPPAELALPVQEAERLSTEAFRLWAVVAAYGQGGDLYRELYPVLVRTVQALPQELRLRPPHGPAIQRAGAIVTLLTHLTQASGVSREPQAAPGGNATGSATPPLTWAQVSGLRTLVEPCLRLALRELPEPGTWPALAPLPTACLVFLGTHFRVWSQQPQLCPSDYLQEAERLLKEVLLPLLNEPALRSQWDALRTCSPLCNPLSCAPAPEATPSLVSLGCAGGRPPLSLAGSASPFPFLTALLFLSDTLARIHKGLCGQLAAVLAPRGLHDYLVESTAPSLAPRPTPSSAWALRHEYHLQHLVLSLVQRVAGLRPDPAPEVARLHHGVALSLLSRLLPGSEHLVQELLLGSIFRLDFFPERAAGGPEAADFSDRLQLEGDGSPGGEGRGALLAAACEDLPAIRACYLAHCAPPRPALLTSQALYRGEPLRTSGLLLPAPREPLLPADWSFLPLVTLYHRATGPTPEALPPDAPGTATRALQWLLVLESWRPEALRAVPPAARLARLMCLFLTGSELFREAPVQRHTWALLRRLCRPRALPALRLDRPLPGLASFPDLFAGLLEQFEAVSFGDALFGALILLPLQRRFGASLRLTLFGEHVGVLRALGLPLAQLPVPLECYTAPPEDNLPLLRLYFRVLVTGALRPGWCPVLYAVAVAHINSFIFSQETASPEVTAARTDMLRKTWLLADRGLREHLLFYKLPSAASPSGFELYPQLPASRQRYLRSQVDGLPGDGLPDAGRRRPSPAVDR; via the exons ATGCTGTCGAGGCCCAAGCCGGGCGAGTCGGAGGGAGACCTGCTGCGGTTCCAGAGTCAGTTCCTGGCGGCGGGCGCCGCCTCGGCCGTGCGCGTGGTGAaggcggcgggcggaggggacCCCGCCGAGGAGCGGCCGCGGGCCCAGCGCGACGTCGTGACGCTAGACG CGCTCCCCGACCTCCCTCCGGCCCTGACCCCCGCTCCGCCGAAGaggccgcggcccggcccgggctgcCCGCCGCCCGAGGAGCAGGACGCCGAGGAGCGGGTGGACCGGCACGACCGCCACGTCACCGCCGTCTTGAGCAAGATCATC GAAAGAGACACAAGCACCATGGCCGTGACCCTGCCTCTACCCACCGGGACCGCCTTCCCCCAAGTCTTCCATCGCTCCCAGTGGGCCAACCAG gGCAAGTTGACCACAACCGGGAAGAGAAGCATCTTTGCCCAGGAGATCGCAGCCAGGAGAGCGGAGGAGGCCGGGGACCCGTCCAGGGACGGGGCGGTGCCCGACCAGGGTTCGCaggaag GAGGGCCGCCGGGCATTCCAGGGGAGACGGGAACCCAGCAAGACGCCCTTATCGCCACCGGAGAGGGCCTCGCGGTCCCCGAGAGCCGGCGGGAAGCCCAAACCATCGGCGCGGAGAATGAGGCTAGGCTGGAGGCCATGGACCCCGAGGAGATCCTGCGAGAACAGCAGCAGCTGCTCTCCCAACTGG acCCCAGCCTGGTAGCCTTCCTGAGGTCCAGGGGTGGTAGCGCCAGCCAGACGGAGCCTCGGAGCGGAGGGGAGCCGAGGTCAGAGGCATCGTTTCCGCCGGccccgaggcccggccccggcAGGGAGCCCACGGAGCCGGAACCCGCCGGAACTGAGGAATCCTTGGAACCGGAGCCCAAACCAG ccccggccCTGCCCGTGACGCCCCGCCGGGAGTGGCTCCACATGGACACCGTGGAGCTGGACAAGCTCCAGTGGACGCAGGACCTGCCCCGGCTCCGACAGCAGAGAACgcgggag GGCCTGCAGGCGCGCTTCAGCCTGCAAGGGGAGCTTCTGGCCCCGGACGCCGACCTACCCACCCACCTGGGCCTGCACCACcacggggaggaggcggag AGAGCAGGCTACTCTCTGCAggagctcttccacctgtcccgCAGCCAGGCCTCTCAGCAGAGGGCACTGGCCCTGCAGGTCCTGGCCCGAGTGGTCCACAAG GCCCAGGCGGGCGAGTTCTCGGGCCGACTGTCCGGCAGCGTCCTGCGACTCCTGTTGGACGCCGGCTTCCTCTTCCTGCTGCGCTTCTCTCTGGACGACGGGGTGGACGGCGTCATCGCGGCGGCCGTGCACGCCCTGCGGGCCTTGCTGGTGGTCCCCGGGGacgag GAGCTCTTggacaccaccttctcctggtaCCAGGGAGCGGCCGCATTCTCCCTGATTCCcagccaggaggaagaggacgacgaggacgacgaggaggaagggggcatCCCCGCAGAAGCGGCCGGGAGGCAACAACCCCGGGAGCAGAATCGGCCCCCGGCGGACGTGGCGCGCCGTGACGTCATCAAG GGGCTGCTGACCACCCGGCTGTTGCCGCGGCTACGCTACGTGCTGGAGGTGACCTGCCCCGCGCCCTGCGTGGTGCTGGACATCCTGGCCGTGCTGACCCGCCTGGCCCGGCATTCCCTGGAGTCGGCCACCAAG ATCCTGGAATGCCCGCGGCTGATGGAGACGCTGGTGCGGGACTTCCTGCCCTCCAGCTGGGCCccggtggggccggggccggggcccgtccGTCTGCACGGCCTGCCCTGTGCCGCCGCCATGAAGCTGCTGCGCGTCATGGCGTCGGCCGGCAGGAACCTCGCCGCCCGCCTG CTGGGCGGATTTGACCTGCGGAGCCGCCTGAGTCGCTTTGTGGCCGAGCCCCCCGCGGAGCTGGCCCTGCCCGTCCAGGAGGCCGAGCGGCTGAGCACCGAGGCCTTCCGCCTCTGGGCTGTGGTGGCCGCTTACGGCCAGGGCGGAGACCTGTACAG gGAGCTCTACCCAGTGCTGGTTCGGACAGTGCAGGCCCTCCCCCAGGAGCTGCGCCTCCGCCCCCCGCACGGACCGGCCATACAGCGGGCCGGGGCCATCGTCACCCTGCTGACCCACCTGACCCAGGCGTCCGGCGTCAGCAGAGAGCCACAGGCCGCCCCTGGCGG AAATGCCACCGGGTCCGCCACGCCTCCGCTCACCTGGGCCCAAGTGTCCGGACTCCGCACCCTGGTGGAGCCGTGTCTGCGCCTGGCCCTGCGGGAGCTGCCCGAGCCGGGGACCTGGCCGGCCCTGGCCCCGCTGCCCACCGCCTGCCTGGTCTTCCTGGGGACCCACTTCCGCGTCTGGAGCCAGCAG ccccagctctgtcCCAGCGACTATCTGCAGGAGGCCGAGCGTCTGCTGAAGGAGGTGCTGCTGCCCCTGCTGAACGAGCCCGCCCTGCGGAGCCAGTGGGACGCCCTCAG GACCTGCTCCCCGCTCTGCAACCCGCTGTCCtgcgccccggcccccgaggccaCCCCCAGCCTCGTGTCCCTGGGCTGTGCGGGGGGCCGCCCCCCTCTGAGCCTCGCCGGCTCCGCCtcgcccttccccttcctcaccgccctgctcttcctctccgaCACCCTCGCCCGCATCCACAAGGGCCTCTGTGGCCAG CTGGCGGCCGTGCTGGCCCCCCGAGGACTCCACGATTACTTAGTCGAGAGCAcggccccctccctcgccccccggcccaccccctcctccgcctGGGCCCTGCGGCACGAATACCACCTGCAgcacctggtcctctccctggTCCAGAGAGTG gccgggCTGAGACCGGACCCGGCCCCGGAAGTCGCCAGGCTCCATCACGGCGTGGCCCTGTCCCTGCTGAGCCGCCTGCTGCCCGGGAGCGAACATCTGGTCCAGGAGCTGCTGCTGGGCAGCATCTTCCGGCTGGACTTCTTCCC GGAGCGGGCGGCAGGGGGACCCGAGGCAGCGGACTTCTCCGACCGGCTGCAGCTGGAAGGCgacgggagccccgggggggaggggcggggggccctgCTGGCCGCCGCCTGTGAAGACCTCCCCGCCATCCGGGCCTGCTACCTGGCCCActgtgccccgccccgcccggccctgcTGACCTCTCAGGCCCTGTACCGGGGGGAGCCCCTCCGCACGTCCGGCCTGCTGCTGCCCGCGCCCCGGGAGCCCCTCCTGCCCGCGGACTGGTCCTTCCTGCCCCTCGTCACCCTCTACCACCGGGCCACGGGCCCCACCCCGGAAGCCCTGCCGCCCGACGCCCCGGGCACCGCCACCCGGGCGCTGCAGTGGCTGCTGGTGTTGGAGAGCTGGCGGCCCGAGGCCCTGCGGGCCgtgccccccgccgcccggctggCCCGCCTCATGTGCCTGTTCCTGACGGGCAGCGAACTGTTCCGCGAGGCCCCGGTGCAGCGCCACACGTGGGCCCTGCTGCGGCGGCTCTgccggccccgggccctgcccgccCTGCGGCTGGACCGCCCCCTGCCCGGCCTGGCCTCGTTCCCCGACCTGTTCGCCGGCCTCCTGGAGCAGTTCGAGGCCGTGTCCTTCGGAGACGCCCTCTTCGGCGCGCTGATCCTGCTGCCTCTGCAACGCCGCTTCGGCGCCTCCCTGCGTCTCACCCTCTTCGGGGAGCACGTGGGGGTCCTGCGGGCGCTGGGGCTGCCCCTGGCCCAG cTGCCCGTGCCCCTGGAGTGTTACACGGCCCCACCTGAGGACAATCTACCCCTCCTGCGCCTCTACTTCCGCGTCCTGGTGACCGGCGCCCTGCGCCCGGGCTGGTGCCCAGTGCTCTATGCCGTGGCCGTGGCCCACATCAACAGCTTCATCTTCTCCCAGGAAACCGCAAGCCCG GAGGTGACTGCCGCCCGCACGGATATGCTGCGCAAGACCTGGCTGCTGGCTGACCGG GGCCTCAGGGAGCACTTGCTGTTCTACAAGCTGCCCAGCGCGGCCTCGCCCTCCGGCTTCGAGCTGTACCCGCAGCTGCCCGCCTCGCGCCAACGCTACCTACGGAGCCAGGTCGACGGGCTGCCCGGCGACGGGCTGCCCGACGCCGGACGCCGGCGCCCCAGCCCGGCTGTCGACCGGTAG
- the ITPKA gene encoding inositol-trisphosphate 3-kinase A — translation MTLPGGPAGMARPGGSGPRGPGPRSPELGRAPRRTVRELRSLFEARCAAAAGSGGPGGPRGPGRGGARVPNGPPAPAPRPGIPRLTVTAEEPSGPPDPRPPGPPGPPEPPRGSRLSTAGAGHLPQPRRPSTSSVSSTGSSSLLDDSEDDLLSDGEGRTRGDVQLDGGARGHGQARVTGPWQKIRTMVNLPVISPFKKRQPWVQLAGHTGSFKASGTSGLILKRCSEPERDCLARLMEDALRGCVPTFHGVVEHDGETYLQLQDLLAGFDTPCVLDCKMGVRTYLEEELSKARERPKLRKDMYKKMLEVDPGAPTAEEHAQRAVTKPRYMQWRESISSSTTLGFRIEGIKKADGSCNTDFKTTRSWEEVERVFTEFLDGDAEVLGRYLSRLRQIRTTLDISEFFRRHEVIGSSLLFVHDRTRRAGVWLIDFGKTTQLPGEQTLDHRRPWEEGNREDGYLLGLDNLIGILAGLAER, via the exons ATGACCCTGCCCGGCGGGCCCGCGGGGATGGCCCGGCCGGGGGGCTCCGGtccccgcggccccgggccccgcagcCCCGAGCTGGGCCGGGCCCCGCGCCGGACGGTGCGGGAGCTGCGCTCGCTGTTCGAGGCGCGCTGCGCCGCGGCGGCCgggtccggggggcccggggggccccgggggcccgggcggggaggggcgcgggTCCCCAAcgggcctcccgcccccgccccccgcccgggcaTCCCGCGGCTCACCGTGACGGCCGAGGAGCCGTccgggccccccgacccccggcccccgggtccccccgggcccccggagcccccgcggGGGTCCCGGCTGAGCACGGCCGGCGCGGGGCACCTCCCGCAACCGCGCCGCCCGTCCACCTCCTCCGTCTCGTCcaccggctcctcctccctgctcgaCGACTCCGAGGACGATCTGCTGAGCGACGGAGAGGGCCGGACCCGGGGCGATGTCCAGCTggacggcggggcccggggccacgGGCAG GCAAGAGTCACCGGGCCCTGGCAGAAGATTCGGACTATGGTCAACCTGCCGGTCATCAGCCCCTTCAAGAAGCGCCAGCCCTGGGTGCAGCTGGCCGGGCACACAG GGAGCTTCAAGGCGTCCGGGACGAGCGGGCTGATCCTGAAACGCTGCTCGGAGCCGGAGCGCGACTGCCTGGCGCGGCTGATGGAGGACGCCCTGCGGGGCTGCGTGCCCACCTTCCACGGGGTGGTGGAGCACGACGGCGAGACCTACCTGCAGCTTCAGGACCTGCTGGCCGGCTTCGACACGCCCTGCGTGCTGGACTGCAAGATGGGGGTCAG GACCTacctggaggaggagctgagcaAGGCCCGGGAGCGGCCCAAGCTACGCAAGGACATGTACAAGAAGATGCTCGAGGTGGACCCCGGCGCCCCGACGGCCGAAGAGCACGCGCAGCGCGCGGTCACCAAGCCCCGCTACATGCAGTGGAGGGAGAGCATTAGTTCCAGCACCACGCTGGGCTTCCGGATCGAGGGCATCAAG AAAGCCGACGGCTCCTGCAACACCGACTTTAAGACGACCaggagctgggaggaggtggAGCGGGTCTTCACCGAGTTTCTGGACGGGGACGCCGAGGTGCTG gggCGATACCTGAGCCGCCTGCGGCAGATCCGGACCACGCTGGACATCTCCGAGTTCTTCCGGAGACACGAG GTGATTGGCAGCTCCCTGCTGTTCGTGCACGACCGGACCCGGCGCGCCGGCGTGTGGCTCATCGACTTCGGCAAGACCACCCAACTGCCCGGCGAACAGACGCTGGACCACCGGCGGCCCTGGGAGGAGGGCAACCGCGAGGATGGCTACCTTCTGGGCCTGGACAATCTCATCGGCATCCTGGCCGGCTTGGCCGAGAGGTGA